A genomic region of Dickeya solani IPO 2222 contains the following coding sequences:
- the paeY gene encoding pectin acetylesterase PaeY gives MLTITWKRAFFLGSLLCLPISFAQAESTTPETSASPSHPVLNVATLAPNTLISGRVAYRDIRFPATLLIKDQRGVQRNVKTDIQGRFYADVSSLVTPLRLSAIEAGGQNCLASNQLRAVCLSALVPQLRDGHENHININPLTDRILSDVAASAGYIGPQQLIDAATLPALSAASWETAYREFHAGFDDALKQAGIVVPAQFDPLTYPDTLTPAFTQVLQVINHARNYHNDSGQAGHTVLTDIAFRPIIGLNASGSYEPLDLTSASQHRKALERARTRIFIVSDSTAATYEKARFPRMGWGQVFEQQFRPGSHIAIVNGARSGRSSRDFYYEGWFRQMEPFMRPGDYLFIGMGHNDQNCDSQKAVRGAADVANLCTYPNSADGRPQYPQGKPDMSFQISLERYIRYARAHRMIPVLLTPTARVKNAEGKNGTPAVHSHLTKQNKAGGYAFIGDYSQTIRDTASKNKVPLLDVETATLALANQGDGQQWQQYWLAVDPERYPYYRDQAGSLTQPDTTHFQQKGAQAVAAIVADQINATPSLRELAGKLQPSGR, from the coding sequence ATGCTAACAATTACCTGGAAGCGCGCCTTTTTTCTCGGTTCCCTGCTTTGTCTGCCGATATCTTTTGCGCAGGCTGAAAGCACCACGCCGGAAACATCCGCCTCTCCTTCGCATCCGGTACTTAATGTCGCCACGCTGGCTCCCAATACGTTGATCAGCGGCAGGGTGGCCTACCGTGACATACGGTTTCCCGCCACATTACTCATCAAAGATCAGCGCGGCGTACAGCGCAACGTAAAAACCGACATTCAGGGTCGATTTTATGCCGACGTGTCCTCGCTGGTTACGCCTCTGCGCCTGTCCGCCATCGAAGCCGGCGGGCAAAACTGTCTTGCAAGCAACCAGCTTCGCGCCGTCTGCCTGAGCGCGCTGGTTCCACAATTACGTGACGGTCATGAAAATCACATTAATATCAATCCGCTGACCGATCGTATTCTGTCTGACGTTGCCGCATCAGCGGGCTATATTGGCCCGCAGCAGTTGATCGATGCCGCTACCTTGCCGGCATTGTCGGCTGCATCCTGGGAAACCGCCTACCGCGAATTCCATGCCGGCTTCGACGATGCGCTGAAGCAGGCCGGTATTGTGGTACCCGCTCAGTTCGACCCGTTAACCTATCCGGATACGCTAACGCCGGCTTTTACCCAGGTTTTGCAGGTCATTAATCATGCCCGCAATTACCACAATGACAGCGGCCAGGCCGGTCACACCGTGCTGACTGACATCGCGTTTCGTCCGATTATCGGGCTGAATGCCTCCGGCAGTTACGAGCCGCTGGATCTGACCAGCGCCAGCCAGCATCGCAAGGCGCTTGAGCGGGCGCGTACCCGCATTTTCATCGTCAGTGACTCGACCGCGGCAACCTATGAGAAAGCACGCTTTCCCCGGATGGGATGGGGGCAGGTATTTGAACAACAGTTCCGCCCCGGCAGCCATATCGCCATCGTGAACGGCGCCCGTTCCGGACGCAGTTCGCGTGATTTCTACTACGAAGGCTGGTTCCGCCAGATGGAGCCGTTTATGCGGCCGGGCGATTATCTGTTTATTGGTATGGGGCACAACGATCAGAACTGCGATAGTCAGAAAGCGGTTCGCGGCGCGGCAGATGTCGCCAACCTTTGTACTTACCCAAATAGCGCCGACGGCAGGCCGCAATACCCGCAGGGCAAACCGGATATGTCTTTCCAAATCTCGCTGGAACGTTACATTCGTTATGCACGGGCGCATCGGATGATACCGGTATTGCTGACCCCAACGGCGCGCGTCAAAAACGCTGAAGGAAAGAACGGGACACCGGCGGTCCACAGTCACCTGACCAAACAGAACAAAGCCGGCGGTTATGCCTTTATCGGCGATTACAGTCAGACCATCCGCGATACGGCCAGCAAGAACAAAGTGCCGCTATTGGATGTGGAAACCGCGACGCTGGCGCTGGCCAATCAGGGTGACGGCCAGCAATGGCAGCAATACTGGCTGGCCGTCGATCCGGAACGCTACCCCTATTACCGCGATCAGGCGGGCAGCCTGACTCAGCCTGACACCACCCACTTCCAGCAGAAGGGCGCGCAGGCGGTCGCGGCGATAGTCGCCGACCAGATTAACGCTACGCCTTCGTTGCGGGAACTGGCAGGCAAGCTGCAACCGTCTGGTCGGTAA
- a CDS encoding sensor histidine kinase, translating into MILLKRWRFFPRSLRQLVIMAFLLVLLPLLVLAYQAYESLDHLSEQAAGINNTTLADARRSEAMTSTAISMERSYRQFCVLGDQTLSQLYQNQRKQYSQMLDAHAPILPDPSYYQNLRQYLTQLTDILCQNNGPAAASATVLDNFSRTNAQMVQATREVIFSRGQQLQQDIAERGRFFGWQALVLFLVSVLLVMLFTRMIIGPVKGVERMINRLGEGRPLGRIASFRGPTEIRSLAQRIIWLSERLSWLEAQRHEFLRHLSHELKTPLASLREGAALLADEVVGTLTADQKEVVAILDNSSSHLQQLIEQLLDYNRKLADAPAGLEQVDIDDIVNMVVSAHSLPARSKLMQTHVELEAKACRAETTLLMRVVDNLYSNAVHYGQESGNIWIRSRRVEDRVQIDVANSGTPIPESDKSMIFEPFYQGTHQRKGAVKGSGLGLSIAQDCIRRMQGELNLVTVDYADVCFRIELPLNTEN; encoded by the coding sequence ATGATTTTGTTGAAACGTTGGCGTTTTTTTCCACGCTCTTTGCGGCAGTTGGTCATTATGGCATTCCTGCTGGTTTTATTGCCGCTGTTGGTGCTGGCCTATCAAGCCTACGAGAGTCTGGATCACCTTAGCGAACAGGCTGCCGGAATCAATAACACCACACTGGCCGATGCACGGCGCAGCGAAGCCATGACCAGCACGGCCATCAGCATGGAACGCAGCTACCGTCAGTTTTGCGTGCTGGGGGATCAAACTTTATCGCAGTTGTATCAAAACCAACGCAAGCAGTATTCCCAGATGCTGGATGCCCATGCGCCGATCCTGCCTGACCCTTCCTATTATCAAAATCTGCGGCAATACCTGACGCAACTGACGGATATCCTTTGTCAGAATAATGGCCCAGCGGCGGCATCCGCCACGGTGCTGGATAATTTCTCCCGTACGAATGCCCAGATGGTGCAGGCAACCCGCGAAGTGATTTTCTCGCGTGGGCAGCAGTTGCAACAAGACATTGCCGAGCGAGGTCGTTTCTTCGGCTGGCAGGCGCTGGTGCTGTTTCTGGTCAGCGTGCTGTTGGTGATGCTGTTTACCCGGATGATTATCGGGCCGGTGAAAGGCGTCGAGCGAATGATCAACCGACTGGGAGAAGGCCGTCCTCTGGGCCGAATCGCCAGCTTCAGGGGGCCGACGGAGATTCGTTCTCTGGCACAGCGGATCATCTGGCTGAGCGAGCGTTTGTCCTGGCTGGAAGCGCAACGCCACGAGTTTTTGCGCCACTTGTCCCACGAGTTGAAAACGCCGCTGGCGAGCCTGCGTGAAGGGGCGGCGTTGCTGGCGGACGAAGTGGTTGGCACGCTGACCGCTGACCAGAAAGAGGTGGTGGCGATTCTCGATAACAGCAGCAGCCATCTGCAGCAATTAATTGAACAACTGCTCGACTATAACCGAAAACTGGCGGATGCGCCGGCCGGGCTGGAACAGGTGGATATCGACGATATCGTCAATATGGTTGTCTCTGCTCACAGCTTGCCGGCGCGTAGCAAGCTGATGCAAACGCATGTTGAACTGGAGGCGAAGGCGTGCCGGGCGGAAACCACGCTGTTGATGCGGGTGGTGGATAATCTCTATTCCAATGCGGTGCACTACGGGCAGGAATCCGGTAACATTTGGATCCGCAGCCGTCGGGTCGAGGACCGGGTTCAGATCGATGTCGCCAACAGCGGCACACCGATTCCTGAATCAGATAAAAGCATGATATTCGAGCCTTTCTATCAGGGAACCCACCAGCGTAAGGGCGCAGTAAAAGGGAGTGGCCTGGGATTGAGCATTGCGCAGGATTGCATCCGCCGTATGCAGGGGGAGCTGAATCTGGTAACGGTGGACTATGCCGATGTCTGTTTCCGTATTGAATTACCATTGAACACTGAGAATTAA
- the qseG gene encoding two-component system QseEF-associated lipoprotein QseG: MIARLLSLLSLRGPVMSLSGLEAVAALKKLLILPWLFLLAVLMAGCAQDNDNTPAERRGAEIVSPPKEQVADYRTMSCERLWQLHNTDAMNNALYWLRVMDCAARMTPAQARQQTLLVGENDWSGLFRQAILLDNAETTLQERRQIIEQLNRHRLNVPLTLLPLFQVWLDKQNLTLTLADERQRFQRTQENSDKQLEVMHEQQNQLQSQLETTTRKLENLTDIERQLSSRKPVQSDLPDGEGRRAVKSGEGEAPPAVVKKGMKSE, from the coding sequence ATGATTGCACGGTTGTTAAGCCTCCTGTCGTTACGAGGTCCGGTGATGTCGTTGTCCGGCCTGGAGGCGGTTGCCGCGCTGAAAAAGCTGCTGATCCTGCCATGGCTATTTTTACTGGCTGTTTTAATGGCCGGCTGCGCTCAGGATAACGACAATACCCCTGCCGAGCGGCGAGGGGCAGAGATAGTCAGTCCGCCCAAAGAGCAGGTGGCGGATTACCGTACCATGTCTTGTGAGCGGTTGTGGCAACTCCACAACACCGATGCGATGAACAACGCGCTGTACTGGTTGCGGGTGATGGATTGCGCTGCGCGTATGACGCCGGCGCAGGCCCGGCAACAGACGCTGTTGGTGGGAGAGAATGACTGGAGCGGTTTATTCCGTCAGGCTATTTTGCTGGATAATGCCGAAACCACATTGCAGGAACGCCGCCAGATTATTGAACAGCTGAACCGCCATCGGCTGAATGTGCCGCTGACGTTGCTGCCGCTGTTCCAGGTCTGGCTGGATAAACAGAACCTGACGTTGACTCTGGCTGATGAGCGTCAGCGTTTCCAGCGGACACAGGAAAACAGCGACAAACAGCTGGAAGTCATGCATGAGCAGCAGAATCAGTTGCAATCCCAGCTGGAAACCACGACCCGTAAACTGGAAAATCTGACCGATATCGAACGCCAGCTCTCATCGCGCAAGCCGGTTCAGAGCGATTTGCCGGATGGCGAAGGACGTCGGGCGGTAAAAAGCGGTGAGGGCGAAGCGCCGCCCGCTGTGGTGAAAAAAGGAATGAAAAGCGAATGA
- the pemA gene encoding pectinesterase PemA — translation MLKTISGTLALSLIIAASVHQAQAATTYNAVVSKSASDGKTFKTIADAIASAPAGSTPFVILVKNGVYNERLTITRNNLHLKGESRNGTVIAATTAAGTLKSDGSKWGTAGSSTITIGAKDFSAQSLTIRNDFDFPANQAKSDSDSSKIKDTQAVALYVNKSGDRAYFKDVSLIGYQDTLYVSGGRSLFSDCRISGTVDFIFGDGTALFNNCDLVSRYRADVKSGNVSGYLTAPSTNINQKYGLVITNSRVIRESDSVPAKSYGLGRPWHPTTTFSDGRYADPNAIGQTVFLNTSMDNHIYGWDKMSGKDKNGNTIWFNPEDSRFFEYKSYGAGAAVNTDRRQLTDAQAAEYTQSKVLGDWTPTLP, via the coding sequence ATGTTAAAAACGATCTCTGGAACCCTCGCGCTGTCGCTGATTATCGCCGCCAGCGTACATCAGGCACAGGCAGCGACCACCTACAACGCTGTGGTGTCAAAATCAGCCAGCGACGGCAAAACGTTCAAAACCATTGCCGACGCGATTGCCAGCGCCCCGGCAGGCAGCACGCCGTTCGTGATTTTGGTCAAAAACGGCGTCTACAACGAACGCCTGACGATTACCCGCAATAACCTGCATCTGAAAGGCGAAAGCCGTAACGGGACGGTCATTGCGGCCACCACGGCGGCGGGCACCCTGAAGTCGGACGGCAGCAAATGGGGAACGGCAGGCAGCAGCACCATCACTATCGGCGCCAAGGATTTCAGCGCCCAATCGCTGACCATTCGCAACGACTTTGATTTCCCGGCCAATCAGGCCAAAAGCGACAGCGACAGCAGTAAAATCAAGGACACGCAGGCGGTAGCGCTCTACGTCAACAAAAGCGGCGACCGCGCCTACTTCAAAGACGTCAGCCTGATCGGCTATCAGGACACGCTGTATGTTTCCGGCGGCCGTAGCCTCTTCTCCGACTGCCGTATCAGCGGCACAGTTGACTTTATCTTTGGCGACGGCACCGCGCTGTTCAACAACTGCGATCTGGTCTCTCGCTATCGCGCTGATGTGAAAAGCGGCAATGTCTCCGGCTACCTGACCGCCCCCAGCACCAACATCAATCAGAAGTATGGTTTGGTGATCACCAACAGCCGCGTGATTCGGGAAAGCGACTCTGTACCGGCTAAAAGCTACGGGCTGGGTCGCCCCTGGCATCCGACAACGACCTTCTCTGATGGTCGTTACGCGGATCCGAACGCTATTGGTCAGACCGTTTTCCTGAACACCAGCATGGATAACCATATTTATGGGTGGGACAAGATGTCCGGCAAGGACAAAAACGGCAACACCATCTGGTTCAATCCGGAAGATTCCCGTTTCTTCGAGTACAAATCCTATGGTGCTGGTGCGGCGGTGAACACAGACCGCCGGCAACTGACTGACGCACAGGCGGCAGAGTACACCCAGAGCAAAGTCCTGGGTGACTGGACGCCGACCTTACCCTGA
- a CDS encoding polysaccharide lyase, with the protein MNNTRVSSAGTKSLLAAIIATAMMTSAAHAASLQTTKATEAASTGWATQSNGTTGGAKATSAKIYAVKNISEFKAALNGTDTDPKIIQITGAIDISGGKAYTSFDDQKARSQLSIPSNTTIIGIGSNGKFTNGSLVIKGVSNVILRNLYIETPVDVAPHYESGDGWNAEWDAAVIDSSTNVWVDHVTISDGSFTDDKYTTKDGEKYVQHDGALDIKKGSDYVTISYSRFELHDKTILIGHSDSNGSQDSGKLRVTFHNNVFDRVTERTPRVRFGSIHAYNNVYLGDVKHSVYPYAYSFGLGTSGSILSEANSFTLSNLKSIDGKNPECSIVKQFNSKVFSDKGSLVNGSSTTNLDTCGLTAYKPTLPYKYSAQTMTSSLASSINSNAGYGKL; encoded by the coding sequence ATGAACAACACTCGTGTGTCTTCTGCAGGAACAAAAAGCTTACTGGCAGCCATCATTGCCACCGCCATGATGACTTCCGCAGCCCACGCAGCCAGCCTGCAAACCACCAAAGCGACAGAAGCGGCCTCAACCGGCTGGGCAACGCAGAGCAACGGCACCACCGGTGGCGCCAAAGCAACCTCAGCCAAAATCTATGCAGTAAAAAACATCAGCGAATTCAAAGCGGCGCTGAACGGTACGGATACCGACCCTAAGATCATCCAGATCACCGGGGCGATTGATATCAGCGGCGGCAAAGCCTACACCAGCTTTGACGATCAGAAGGCACGCAGCCAGCTCAGCATTCCGTCCAACACCACCATCATCGGTATCGGCAGCAACGGCAAATTCACCAACGGTTCTCTGGTGATCAAAGGCGTAAGCAACGTTATCCTGCGTAACCTGTATATCGAAACGCCGGTAGACGTAGCACCGCATTATGAAAGTGGGGATGGCTGGAACGCCGAGTGGGATGCAGCCGTTATCGACAGCTCTACCAACGTCTGGGTTGACCACGTCACCATCAGCGACGGTAGCTTCACCGACGACAAATACACCACCAAAGATGGTGAAAAATACGTTCAGCACGACGGCGCGCTGGATATCAAGAAAGGCTCTGACTACGTCACCATTTCCTACAGCCGCTTCGAACTGCATGACAAAACCATCCTGATCGGCCACAGCGACAGCAATGGCTCACAGGACTCCGGCAAACTGCGCGTTACTTTCCACAATAACGTGTTCGACCGCGTTACCGAACGTACCCCGCGCGTACGTTTCGGTAGCATCCACGCTTACAACAACGTCTATCTGGGCGACGTGAAGCACAGCGTCTACCCGTATGCATACAGCTTCGGCCTTGGCACCAGCGGCAGCATCCTGTCTGAAGCCAACTCCTTCACGCTCTCCAACCTGAAGAGCATTGATGGCAAAAACCCGGAATGCAGCATCGTGAAGCAATTCAACAGCAAGGTGTTCTCCGATAAAGGCTCACTGGTTAACGGCTCGTCAACCACAAACCTGGATACCTGCGGCCTCACCGCTTACAAACCGACTCTGCCGTACAAATATTCGGCTCAGACAATGACAAGCAGCCTGGCTAGCAGCATCAATAGCAACGCAGGCTACGGCAAACTGTAA
- the glrR gene encoding two-component system response regulator GlrR: MTTRKSASLLLVDDDPSLLKLLGMRLTSEGFTVTTATSGQDALRLLLREKIDLVISDLRMDEMDGLALFAEIQKNQPGMPVIILTAHGSIPEAVAATQQGVFSFLTKPVDRDALYKAIDDALKLSPPASDESWRAAVVTRSPMMLRLLEQAKMVAQSDVSVLINGQSGTGKEVLAQAIHAASPRAGRPFTAINCGALPEPLLESELFGHARGAFTGAVSQREGLFQAAEGGTLFLDEIGDMPLALQVKLLRVLQERKIRPLGSNRDIDINVRIISATHRDLPKAMEKGEFREDLYYRLNVVNLKLPALNERAEDIPLLANHLLRDAAARHKPFVRSFSTDAMKRLMAASWPGNVRQLVNVIEQCVALTSAPVIGDALVEQALEGENTALPTFAEARNQFELNYLRKLLQIAKGNVTQAARMAGRNRTEFYKLLARHELDANDFKE; this comes from the coding sequence ATGACCACCCGAAAATCCGCCAGTCTGCTGTTAGTGGATGATGATCCCAGCCTGTTGAAATTACTGGGAATGCGCCTGACCAGCGAAGGGTTTACCGTCACCACGGCAACCAGTGGTCAGGACGCGTTGCGGTTGTTGCTGCGGGAAAAAATCGATCTGGTGATCAGTGACTTGCGCATGGATGAAATGGATGGGTTGGCCTTGTTTGCCGAAATCCAGAAAAATCAGCCGGGAATGCCGGTGATTATCCTGACTGCGCACGGTTCCATCCCCGAAGCGGTGGCGGCAACGCAGCAGGGCGTATTCAGTTTTTTGACCAAGCCGGTTGATCGCGACGCGTTGTACAAAGCCATTGATGATGCGCTTAAGCTATCGCCGCCGGCAAGCGATGAGAGCTGGCGCGCTGCGGTGGTGACGCGCAGCCCGATGATGCTACGCCTGCTCGAACAGGCCAAAATGGTGGCGCAGTCGGATGTTAGTGTGTTGATTAACGGTCAGAGCGGCACCGGGAAAGAGGTGTTGGCGCAGGCGATTCATGCCGCCAGTCCGCGGGCAGGAAGGCCGTTTACCGCCATCAACTGCGGCGCATTGCCGGAACCCTTGCTGGAGTCCGAGTTGTTCGGTCATGCCCGGGGGGCTTTTACCGGAGCAGTCAGCCAGCGCGAGGGGTTATTCCAGGCGGCAGAAGGCGGTACGCTGTTTCTGGATGAGATTGGCGACATGCCGCTCGCGTTGCAGGTGAAGCTGTTGCGCGTATTGCAGGAACGCAAGATCAGACCGCTGGGTAGTAACCGGGATATAGACATCAATGTGCGGATTATTTCCGCTACTCATCGTGATTTGCCTAAAGCGATGGAGAAAGGGGAGTTTCGTGAGGATCTTTACTATCGCCTCAATGTGGTGAATCTCAAACTGCCTGCGCTGAATGAGCGTGCTGAAGATATTCCGTTGTTGGCCAACCACTTGTTGCGTGACGCGGCGGCACGACACAAGCCTTTTGTCCGCAGTTTTTCGACGGATGCCATGAAACGCCTGATGGCGGCCAGTTGGCCGGGCAACGTGCGGCAACTGGTTAATGTGATTGAGCAATGCGTCGCGCTGACCAGTGCGCCGGTCATTGGCGATGCGCTGGTGGAACAGGCGCTGGAAGGGGAAAATACGGCGCTGCCTACGTTTGCCGAAGCGCGTAATCAGTTTGAGCTGAATTACCTGCGCAAATTACTGCAAATCGCCAAAGGCAACGTGACGCAGGCGGCGCGTATGGCGGGTCGAAACCGGACCGAATTTTATAAATTGCTGGCAAGGCACGAACTGGACGCCAACGATTTTAAAGAATAG
- the glnB gene encoding nitrogen regulatory protein P-II, translated as MKKIDAIIKPFKLDDVREALAEVGITGMTVTEVKGFGRQKGHTELYRGAEYMVDFLPKVKIEIVVSDDIVDTCVETIMSTAQTGKIGDGKIFVFDVARVIRIRTGEEDEAAI; from the coding sequence ATGAAAAAAATTGATGCGATTATTAAACCATTCAAACTGGATGATGTACGCGAAGCGTTAGCCGAGGTTGGCATCACTGGGATGACGGTTACGGAAGTAAAGGGATTCGGACGCCAGAAGGGGCATACCGAGCTGTATCGCGGCGCGGAATACATGGTGGATTTTCTGCCGAAAGTGAAAATTGAGATCGTGGTGTCTGACGATATCGTTGATACCTGTGTGGAAACCATCATGAGCACCGCGCAGACTGGCAAGATTGGCGACGGTAAGATCTTTGTCTTTGATGTCGCTCGTGTCATCCGTATCCGCACCGGCGAAGAGGACGAAGCCGCTATCTGA